CCATGCGCATTAAGTTATAACGCTTCATCAGTTTTTTTCGTTGCACATAGAGCATCCCGGCGATTCCATGCCCCCGGTAATCAGGATTAACACCGATATCCGCACCATACAGCGTGTCACCGGATGGATTATGGGTGCTGAAGGAAGCGCCGCCGGTCAATTCGTTATAAGTATAGGGATGCTCATCATCCAGTTGGACAATAATGCTGGCCGCATACCCAATCACTTTCCCCTCCAGTTCTGCCAGAAACTGACCTTCTGGAAACGCATTGAACTGCAACTGGAATGTTCTTGCATTGGACAGAGAACCTTCAGGAAAATCACGGTAAACCGCTTTATGACATTCCACAATGCTTGGAATATCGTTCTCTTGCCAGCGGCGAACCTTGATGTTTTTTTTATTAAAAGCCATAAATTTCCTTAGCCATTGGCTGTGATTTGTTGAATCAGTTCTTTCAGGGATTTTTCCGCCTGATCATTGGCCACCTGACAGGTTCCGGCATTCACATGCCCGCCACCGCCATATTTCAAAGCCAATGCCCCGATATCAGTTTTTGAATCTCGCTTGATAATTGAGTTACCAATGGCAAAAACAGTGTTCTGCTGTTTCAAACCCCACATGACATGGATAGAAATATTGGTTTCCGGATACAGGGCGTAAATCATGAACCGGTTTCCGGTATAAATGGTTTCTTCATTTCGAAGATCTAGGACCACCAGATTGCCATGTACCGTGGAACAGCGCTGGATTTGCTCCTTGGATTTTTCAGCATGTTCAAAATACAGTTCGATGCGTTCAGCGACATCCGGCAGATTCAGAATCTGATCAATGGAATGCTCACGACAATAGTCGATCAGTTGCATCATGAGTTCGTAGTTGGAAATACGGAAATCCCGAAACCGTCCCAGGCCTGTGCGGGCATCCATCAGATAGTTGAGCAGCACCCAACCTGTCGGATCAAGTATTTCTTCTTTGGAAAATTGTGCGGCATCGCCTTTATCCACCGCGGCCATCATTTCGTTGTATTTGGGTGTGAATGTTTTTTCACCGCCATAATAATCATAAACAACCCGGGCCGCGGATTGGGCATCGGGATCAATGATGTGATTTTCAGGCTGTTTTCCTCCACGTCGGATGATTTCACTGTGATGATGATCAAAACACAGGAAACAGCCTTCCACATAGGGCAGATTGGTCACGATGTCCTTGTTCGTGATGGCTATTTTCTGATCCTGCATGTCTTTGGGATGAACAAACAGAATATCTGAAACCAGCTTCTGTTCTTTCAGTAAAACAGCGCACACCAAACCGTCAAAATCACTTCGGGTTACTAATCGATAGGATTGATTGTCTGACACAATACCTCTTTTTGAATAAGGTTAAGGTTGGGGCCGTTGAATTTAAGGCCTGTTTTGATCATTCATGGCGTTCCGGTGTTCGTTCTGAACATATCGGACCTGCGTTGACATTTTGATTTCCGCGACATAAAAAGTTCACAGAACTTGATAGTGATATATCAGAAGAGAAAGTTTTTGAGCAATCCCGAATTCTGTTTTTTTAATAAAATATTCACAGTATCGGGCTTTTTCCTATCTCCGCAGTGGCAAATGCGCCAGTGTAAACTCCACTCAATCCATTTCAGGCTGATTTATGGACAAAAAACCGGGAATTCTCATTGTGGATGACCAGGAAAACAACCGACTGGTCATTGAAGACATCCTGCGAAAACTCAAATGCACCATCAAGGGGGCATCTTCCGGGGAAGAGGCTCTGGAAATATTACAAGTCTGGCCGGCGGATCTGATTCTCATGGATCAGATGATGCCGGGACTCAGTGGCATTGAAACCGTCAAACGCATCAAAGCCCAAAAACAGTTTGAACAGCTTCCCATCCTGATGGTTACAGCCAAAGACGAAACCGCCACCTTGAAAGAAGCGTTTGAAGTCGGCGCCATGGATTATATCCTCAAACCTGTGGAACGGGTGACATTGCTGGCCAGAGTTGGTTCAGCCCTCAGGACCAAACAGGCGTTTGACGAGATCAAACAGTTGACAGAAACCCTCACCCGGCAAACCGAAGAACTGACCCATTTCACTCACATGGTCAGCCATGATCTGAAATCGCCTGCGGCCAGTGCGGCCAGTCTGTTTGAATTTTTTCTGTTTCGCCTGAAAGAAGATTATGCCGATGTCTGGAATAATCAGGATTTTCAGGAAATCCTGGTACGGATACCCCGTTTGTTCAGAAAAATGCTGGGCTTTGTGGATACCATGCTGAATTATGCGTCATCGGGAAAAATTGTGGGTGAGTTGGTGCTGGTCGGAATGAATTCTGTGATTGAAGAAGTCCTTCCTCATTTTGACCCGCAACGTGAGGAAGGAATCGTTGAATTCAAAATAGCTCCCAATTTGCCTCAAGTGGAATGTGATCCTTTAAAAATGGGGCAGGTCTGGCAAAATCTTCTGGGGAATGCGATCAAATACCGGGGAGAAACCAATCCGGTTGAAATTAACATTGGATGCGAAGACCATGGAAATGGTTACAGATTCTGGATTCACGACAATGGTCCGGGAATTGATCCAGAAGATCAGGAATCCATTTTTCAGCCATTTACCAGGGCTAATGATACCGTAGAAGGCAGCGGCATCGGTCTGGCTACGGTCACCCGGATCATTCAGGCCCATCATGGAAAAATCTATGTAGATTCTCAAAACCGGACAGGCGCGAAATTCATGATCGAACTCCCTCGTCCGGGCCAGGCCACTTCCTGATAATCATAGTCACAGCCTCATAAAGATCATCCACCCATGCAAACGGCTCCCGGTCACATTTGCGGTCATCTCCCGCGTGACCGGTTCTGACGCCAATAACCGGCATTCCCCAGCGATAAGCCGCTTCAAAGTCAGTGGTGGTGTCTCCGATAAACACACAATCCTTTGGCAATATGCCATGTTTCCGGGCCGCCTGGTCAAACATCATAGTTCCCGGTTTACGGCATTCGCAATCCACACACAGTTCTTTGACCCCATCCTTCAGCGGTTTCGGATAATGCGGACAATAAAACAGATCGTCAATATGGGCGCCGACCTTGGCAAACCCCTGATTCATTTTATCACAAATTGCCTGAAATTGTTCCATAGACAGCGTTCCACGGGCAAAACCGGATTGGTTACTGACCACAATACAGCGCCATGATTGCTCATTGATTTTTTTGATCGCCTCTGCGCTTCGAGGAATCCAGATGAATTGTTCCGGTGTCAGAATAGGGCCTGGCTCCTGATTGATCACGCCATCCCGGTCAACAAATACGGTTCGCATTGGACTTTTCAAATTGAAGGTTAAAAGAAGACATCCATTCGATTATCGATCACCTCTGTTTCTTCGATCAATGTATCCCTGTTCCATGCCGCTGCCCATTTCAGGAAACCTGAAAATTGCAGGCTTTTCTGACTCTGTCACAATCGTCAGATACGAGGTGGTCTTTCGGGTGTTTACAAAATGCTTGAGTTCTTCATGCAGATTAGTATCCGAATCTTCGTCAAGAGTGATCATCAATGAAATATTTTCTGCAAAATTTTGATGATCCCTCAAATAAAACAACAGCATCTGATACAGGTTATGCAGAGAATCCATCGAATTGATCGAAATTTCCCATTTAAACAGATTCTTCTTCTTTTTTTCCTCAGTCATCAGCACCTCCTCATATATTCGTTGAAAAAAATTTTGTGAAACTGTTAGAAAAGCCCAGGTTGGACATCTCTATGTGTCATTCTGTCATATCATCACCTCCATGTGATTCGCTTTTGAAACACAGGCATTTTTTTACTCTGTCTCACGTTGAATGATGCCTTTCAGATTCATATTTTGCAAGGTTGGATTCAGAACAAGTACAGATTGAAGAAATCTGTGTATCAGGGCATAATTATGGCTTGGTGCTCCCGCCGGGACTCGAACCCAGAGTTGTGGTTTAGGAAACCACCGTTTTATCCGCTTGAACTACAGGAGCGTCTGTGTGAAAGGGGCCGCATAGTCCTATGAATGATCCGCAAATTCAAGGTTTTTTCCAAGAGATCCTCTTCACCTTTTCAAAGGGCAAAAGTCCAGTATATTCTACGGGATAAGGAATGGGATAAATAAAATTTTGAGGATGATTTTTTTGAGATATTGAAGGAACTTCCAGACTTGGCTTTTTATGATATGAACCGGATTTGAACGAAATGCCTTCGGGTTATGACCCAAACCCAGCCCGTTCAAGGTGATCCCAGTCATGGACTTTTAGGAGCGAGTAACCTGCTTGTTGCCACATGTGGGTGGTCTCTGAAAACTGGTGGAGGTAGCTCAAATTAAGTACTTTTGCCCCTCGCCAGTCCTTGATTTTGCAGGAACTTGAGTTCAAAACTGGTCTTTCTAAGTCACTGAAGTCATTCACCTCCACCATTTTGCAGGGACGACCCGTTTCGAGGATCTCGCATAACGTGCCCCACGGGACGTAGGGCACGAGCAAACTTTTACAACTTATTCTTTTGCCATTCCTTAGTTCAACAACAGGATTCAGGAGGGATTGGAAACCACCAGTTCGGTGGAGGTTGGTTTCCAGGGTTTTTCAGGAGGTTTCGCTTGAGCATGTTCCGTGGTCGGAGCAACTTCTTCTTCAAAAATAAAGGAAAACGGCATGGTTTGCTTGATCTGTTCCCTCAACTGTTTTCTTCTGACTTCAAAGCGGTCCTTCATTAAATTCAGTGGGAAATGACTGATCGCCTTCAGCAGATCCGTCACCATCAGATGTTTGGGTTGCTTGACATACAGATTGGCGTAAGACCCTGTCATCGCTGAAACCGAACGCGATAAATGCAGATATTCACTCCGAATCACCAAGCCAAGTTGCTGTGTGTTGGACATCATCTGCATGGTGGTTTGAAAACGCTTATGAAGCCCTTCAATGCCTTCCGCCAACAGTTCCTGCGCGAAATTTTTCCCCAACGGCTTTATATTTTTCTTTTTAAGTGTTTCTTCCAGAGTGCTTCTGATTTCGTCCCGTCTGATCCGGTTTTCTTCAGGAAGTGTGCTCAAACTGATCAGCGAATCTGTCAGCTTATCCACATCCGCGGAAAGTGCTCCTGAAACATATTCCAGCACAGGTTTCCATTTTCCAGTCATGTTCACGGTGTTGCCCCAATCAATCAGGTAGAGTTCACCGGCTTCGTTCACCATGATATTTCCAGGATGCAGATCCCCATGAAACTCATTGTAAACCACCATATGCATCATGACGGTATATAAAAACCTTTCTGAGATTGCGCGCGCGAATTTGGGACTTTTACCACCAAAAGTCTGCATGGCACGATTGATACTGACGGCACCTTCCAGATATTCCATTTCCATAATCCGGTGCGTCGCATGATACACCTGAGGCACCTTCCACATGGTGGTTTGCTTGCTTCTTTCCGCAAACCTGCGTTGAATGATGGCTTCATCCTCAAAATTCAATTCCTGCTGGAAGCCTTCAACAAATTCATCCACCTGATCTCTAAGTGCTTCCAGAAATGGCGCCAGTTTGGAATGTGGCGCCCAGAACTGACTGCTGAGCAACGCCAGGCCGATCACCGTTTTTCCCATCAGAAATTCACGGTCCAGATTATGTCGGCCAATTTTAATCACCACCGGCATCAGCACTTCTTTTCCATCCACCACACAGGGTTTTTTGGCCAGATACACAGAACCGATTGAGCCTGATTTGATGGGACGTTCAGTATCAAAGCCGAAATAACATTCGTAGGGACTTTTGCCGTAGCATTCCTCAAAGGCATCCAGAACTTCACGAGCGCTCATTGGCGGCACATCTTCCTGAAAAACCAGCAGTTCCTGAGCGATTTCCTGAGGCAGAAAGTCTGAATTGGCCGCTGCGACCTGTGCCATTTTGATAAAGAATGGTCCAAACTCCCGCACCATTCGGGCTACGATCTGGGCCTGCGTGTGAAAATCTCTGGGATCTGCCTGAAAGAACGGCTTGATATAGCGTAAGGCCTTGATCTGCCTGCGGATAATATGAATATCGCCCCGAATTACCTGAACCCGGGTGATGAGTTCATTG
This SAR324 cluster bacterium DNA region includes the following protein-coding sequences:
- a CDS encoding exopolyphosphatase, producing MSDNQSYRLVTRSDFDGLVCAVLLKEQKLVSDILFVHPKDMQDQKIAITNKDIVTNLPYVEGCFLCFDHHHSEIIRRGGKQPENHIIDPDAQSAARVVYDYYGGEKTFTPKYNEMMAAVDKGDAAQFSKEEILDPTGWVLLNYLMDARTGLGRFRDFRISNYELMMQLIDYCREHSIDQILNLPDVAERIELYFEHAEKSKEQIQRCSTVHGNLVVLDLRNEETIYTGNRFMIYALYPETNISIHVMWGLKQQNTVFAIGNSIIKRDSKTDIGALALKYGGGGHVNAGTCQVANDQAEKSLKELIQQITANG
- a CDS encoding response regulator — its product is MDKKPGILIVDDQENNRLVIEDILRKLKCTIKGASSGEEALEILQVWPADLILMDQMMPGLSGIETVKRIKAQKQFEQLPILMVTAKDETATLKEAFEVGAMDYILKPVERVTLLARVGSALRTKQAFDEIKQLTETLTRQTEELTHFTHMVSHDLKSPAASAASLFEFFLFRLKEDYADVWNNQDFQEILVRIPRLFRKMLGFVDTMLNYASSGKIVGELVLVGMNSVIEEVLPHFDPQREEGIVEFKIAPNLPQVECDPLKMGQVWQNLLGNAIKYRGETNPVEINIGCEDHGNGYRFWIHDNGPGIDPEDQESIFQPFTRANDTVEGSGIGLATVTRIIQAHHGKIYVDSQNRTGAKFMIELPRPGQATS
- a CDS encoding HAD-IIIA family hydrolase yields the protein MRTVFVDRDGVINQEPGPILTPEQFIWIPRSAEAIKKINEQSWRCIVVSNQSGFARGTLSMEQFQAICDKMNQGFAKVGAHIDDLFYCPHYPKPLKDGVKELCVDCECRKPGTMMFDQAARKHGILPKDCVFIGDTTTDFEAAYRWGMPVIGVRTGHAGDDRKCDREPFAWVDDLYEAVTMIIRKWPGPDEGVRS
- a CDS encoding AarF/ABC1/UbiB kinase family protein; translation: MNPRQDSKKKLFNIPVLRERTGKIIKEAGNITYKTFQVPQAFIPLTQLLGKEDNISQQQLSGVLDKVFAVLYAHPLTHQTRKMTSYLRQQSILPNEETTENLIRYVLNQTIARSPVPVPEAIINEFWSFFHELFSAPELRGLMELNLDIVRLVLKTYEPLLVELINLLKETRRINQAKINELITRVQVIRGDIHIIRRQIKALRYIKPFFQADPRDFHTQAQIVARMVREFGPFFIKMAQVAAANSDFLPQEIAQELLVFQEDVPPMSAREVLDAFEECYGKSPYECYFGFDTERPIKSGSIGSVYLAKKPCVVDGKEVLMPVVIKIGRHNLDREFLMGKTVIGLALLSSQFWAPHSKLAPFLEALRDQVDEFVEGFQQELNFEDEAIIQRRFAERSKQTTMWKVPQVYHATHRIMEMEYLEGAVSINRAMQTFGGKSPKFARAISERFLYTVMMHMVVYNEFHGDLHPGNIMVNEAGELYLIDWGNTVNMTGKWKPVLEYVSGALSADVDKLTDSLISLSTLPEENRIRRDEIRSTLEETLKKKNIKPLGKNFAQELLAEGIEGLHKRFQTTMQMMSNTQQLGLVIRSEYLHLSRSVSAMTGSYANLYVKQPKHLMVTDLLKAISHFPLNLMKDRFEVRRKQLREQIKQTMPFSFIFEEEVAPTTEHAQAKPPEKPWKPTSTELVVSNPS